A window from Hallerella porci encodes these proteins:
- a CDS encoding DNA repair helicase XPB produces the protein MNPEGAIIVQSNLEILVEVHNPHYIEARDAIAPFTELVKSPEHLHTYRISHLSLWNAASTGLSADDVIQRLENQSKYPLPESVVTEIQEYMSRYGMLRLVKREKGLCLEATDVALFKEVCKLPNVGDCLIEFEGEDKVYVDPNKRGILKMSLTLNGFPVEDIAGYVSGDPLQIELRKETLSGKELKLRDYQREAAEIFYASGSEKGGSGVIVLPCGSGKTVIGMATMALMKTRTLILTPNISSARQWIREILDKTTLTADQVREYSGDVKEIGPVTVATYQILTQRKRTKKSEEESETSEETEEKKSEDKALVNFPLFSEHKWGLMIYDEVHLLPAPVFRFSAEMQATRRLGLTATLVREDGKETEVFSLIGPKKFDLPWKVLESQGWIATADCAEIRVAMNPELKMKYALAPTREKINIASMNPQKDDVVESLIAKYNEPEDRILIIGQYIEQLNTLSEKLGIPLITGKTPNKERDKLYAAFRNGSLRNLMVSKVGNFAIDLPDASILIQISGTFGSRQEEAQRLGRVLRPKEDGRPAHFFSLVTKDSKEQEFSMNRQLFLTEQGYAYKIMNYVGGEIVAAGK, from the coding sequence ATGAATCCTGAAGGCGCAATTATTGTTCAAAGCAACTTGGAAATCCTTGTTGAAGTTCACAATCCTCATTACATTGAAGCGCGCGATGCAATCGCTCCGTTCACAGAACTTGTCAAAAGTCCAGAACATTTACACACATATCGCATTTCGCATTTGTCGCTTTGGAATGCTGCTTCTACAGGGCTTTCGGCCGATGATGTTATTCAGCGCTTAGAAAATCAAAGCAAGTATCCGTTGCCCGAATCGGTCGTGACCGAAATTCAAGAATACATGAGCCGCTACGGAATGCTTCGGCTCGTGAAAAGAGAAAAAGGACTTTGCTTAGAAGCGACGGATGTTGCACTTTTCAAAGAAGTTTGCAAACTGCCGAATGTCGGCGATTGCTTAATCGAATTCGAAGGCGAAGATAAAGTTTACGTCGATCCGAATAAACGTGGCATTTTGAAAATGTCGCTCACGTTGAACGGTTTCCCCGTCGAAGATATTGCGGGCTATGTTTCTGGCGATCCGCTGCAAATTGAATTGCGCAAAGAAACGCTCAGCGGAAAAGAACTCAAGCTCCGCGATTATCAGCGGGAAGCGGCGGAAATTTTCTACGCATCGGGCTCGGAAAAAGGCGGCTCGGGCGTTATCGTTTTGCCTTGCGGTTCGGGAAAAACGGTGATTGGAATGGCGACGATGGCGCTCATGAAAACGCGCACTCTCATTTTAACGCCGAACATTTCGTCTGCGCGTCAATGGATTCGTGAAATCCTCGACAAGACGACTTTGACAGCAGACCAAGTCCGCGAATATTCGGGCGATGTCAAAGAAATCGGTCCGGTGACCGTTGCGACTTATCAAATTTTAACGCAGCGGAAACGCACCAAAAAATCCGAAGAAGAATCGGAAACTTCGGAAGAAACCGAAGAAAAGAAATCCGAAGATAAAGCGCTCGTCAACTTCCCGCTTTTCAGCGAGCACAAATGGGGCTTAATGATTTACGACGAAGTGCATTTGCTCCCTGCGCCCGTGTTCCGCTTTAGCGCCGAAATGCAAGCGACTCGTCGTCTCGGCCTTACAGCAACTCTCGTCCGCGAAGACGGCAAAGAAACCGAAGTTTTCTCGCTCATCGGTCCGAAAAAATTTGACTTGCCTTGGAAGGTTTTGGAATCGCAAGGTTGGATTGCAACCGCTGACTGCGCAGAAATTCGCGTGGCGATGAATCCCGAATTGAAAATGAAATATGCGTTAGCGCCGACCCGCGAAAAAATTAACATCGCAAGTATGAATCCGCAGAAAGACGATGTGGTAGAAAGTCTCATCGCCAAATACAATGAACCCGAAGATCGCATTCTCATCATCGGGCAATACATTGAACAGCTGAATACGCTTTCGGAAAAACTCGGCATTCCTCTCATCACCGGAAAAACGCCGAACAAAGAACGCGATAAACTTTACGCCGCTTTCCGCAACGGCAGCTTGCGCAATCTCATGGTTTCGAAAGTGGGAAACTTCGCCATCGACTTGCCGGATGCGAGCATTCTCATTCAGATTTCGGGAACATTTGGCAGCCGCCAAGAAGAAGCGCAGCGTCTTGGACGCGTTCTTCGCCCGAAAGAAGACGGACGCCCGGCGCATTTCTTTTCGTTAGTGACGAAGGATTCGAAGGAACAAGAATTTTCGATGAATCGTCAACTCTTTTTAACCGAGCAAGGCTACGCTTACAAAATCATGAATTATGTGGGCGGTGAAATTGTCGCTGCGGGCAAGTAA
- a CDS encoding LysM peptidoglycan-binding domain-containing protein produces MRHLKSITMALGLAALAASAYFVKEGDTLWDISDEYLNNPFAWPDLWENNQHIKDPHWIYPGDSIYLGEATADSAKPEPKKPTAPCATASPDSTLPKGVSVPSGCAGNENSNFDKMLGALANDTAHAKKKTPPKTGTSFYYSQRPAPKTFNGYYQVLAPIVTSPKELKADSSWFEIKSGEKHEPLVHTTEKEIVLGIGMNTPQKAHVGDMVEIWDARRVNLPQTKIRKEEQGAILRYTGLARITDVGDTLSRAVILQTMSEIRMDHAKARLQKPFTPINVSGYENVKSTAIKEMAIVRYSLEKNLVVGPYGYVMIDQGTDHGYAVGDGVAIWERDRSDSLIPPRLLARGLVTSVNPDIAIILIRESYYGDRRIDFGNLASITHKANVVK; encoded by the coding sequence ATGAGGCACTTAAAAAGCATTACGATGGCTCTTGGTCTTGCAGCTCTTGCTGCGAGCGCTTACTTTGTCAAAGAAGGCGATACCCTTTGGGATATTTCCGACGAATATTTGAACAATCCGTTCGCGTGGCCAGATCTTTGGGAAAATAACCAACACATTAAAGACCCGCATTGGATTTACCCGGGCGATTCCATTTATCTCGGCGAAGCTACCGCTGATTCGGCAAAGCCCGAACCGAAAAAGCCCACGGCACCGTGCGCAACCGCAAGCCCCGATTCCACTCTTCCGAAAGGAGTTTCGGTTCCCAGCGGATGTGCGGGCAACGAAAACAGCAATTTCGACAAAATGCTCGGCGCACTCGCAAACGATACCGCCCACGCGAAGAAAAAGACGCCTCCGAAAACAGGAACTTCGTTCTACTATTCGCAGCGTCCGGCGCCCAAAACCTTTAATGGTTACTACCAAGTTCTTGCGCCCATCGTTACTTCGCCCAAGGAATTAAAAGCCGATTCTTCTTGGTTCGAAATTAAATCCGGCGAAAAGCACGAACCGCTTGTCCATACGACCGAAAAAGAAATCGTCCTCGGCATCGGCATGAACACGCCGCAGAAAGCGCACGTCGGCGACATGGTTGAAATTTGGGACGCACGCCGCGTCAATTTGCCGCAGACAAAAATCCGCAAAGAAGAACAAGGCGCAATTCTCCGCTACACAGGACTCGCCCGCATTACCGATGTCGGCGATACTCTTTCGCGCGCAGTTATTCTGCAGACGATGAGCGAAATCAGAATGGATCATGCGAAAGCGCGTTTGCAAAAACCGTTTACGCCGATCAATGTCAGCGGTTATGAAAATGTCAAATCGACTGCGATTAAAGAAATGGCGATTGTCCGCTATTCGTTAGAAAAGAATTTAGTCGTCGGTCCTTACGGTTATGTGATGATCGACCAAGGCACGGATCACGGTTATGCCGTCGGCGATGGCGTTGCCATTTGGGAACGCGACCGTTCGGATTCTCTCATTCCGCCGCGCCTTCTCGCCCGCGGGCTCGTGACAAGCGTCAATCCCGATATAGCGATTATTCTTATCCGCGAATCCTACTACGGCGACCGCCGCATCGATTTTGGAAATCTCGCATCGATTACGCACAAAGCGAACGTCGTAAAATGA
- a CDS encoding AAA family ATPase translates to MESPRQIINLFLSKKHSPEELKGGLFRAAEAAEKIGMTYMEATFQLGDHAKEEGLSEDESDAIIRRAYAADKRTRERETAAIAEEAPAAQQPATQAMPAIPAMPAQSIAGQPIITGALALEQVLAMGLDAKALELLQNHRIDPEALNIPWPTPDWRSDFLKLLKALFKPEEFIEYKMSNTPDATTEQVAGILARADSIKKTMKSLDGPDGALVSINAVNGPEGENESYRFRYAVVDNPKISLAKQLAYYKALNLPCAALVSTGANSVQAWIKINAQTREEYDERVEYLFKTLADQGFDVESNGPNPSQMVRLPGVLRNGKQQYLIGLEQGAKSFEDWKTWVEFCLDGKPLIELASDNDDAPKKDRLFIDNVLQAGELMLFTAPAKTGKSFALMDLALSLSHGEDWLGQTTHKTDVLFVNFDSSRSALLNRLFAVANSRGLSAAVPEIGVLNLRGLALSPLEMAQYIAKRIKGAKQLEDHDYGVIIIDSISAILHNPKAIRNNIPSEQSLLLLTDTLIALTGSAVVVSANSKEFPEFESHADSVISLLPIDSRPNMFHLRGSFRNFPALPAADCNWRYPRFIF, encoded by the coding sequence ATGGAATCACCGCGTCAGATAATCAATCTATTCCTCTCCAAGAAGCATTCGCCCGAAGAACTCAAAGGCGGACTTTTCCGCGCTGCCGAGGCGGCCGAAAAAATTGGAATGACTTACATGGAAGCGACCTTCCAACTCGGCGATCACGCCAAAGAAGAAGGCTTATCCGAAGACGAATCCGATGCGATTATTCGCCGCGCTTACGCAGCCGATAAACGGACACGCGAACGGGAAACCGCCGCAATCGCCGAAGAAGCACCCGCAGCACAGCAACCCGCAACGCAGGCCATGCCCGCAATTCCTGCGATGCCCGCACAAAGTATCGCCGGGCAACCGATTATCACGGGAGCACTCGCCTTAGAACAAGTTCTCGCGATGGGACTTGACGCAAAAGCGCTTGAACTTTTACAAAATCACCGCATCGATCCCGAAGCGCTCAACATTCCGTGGCCCACTCCCGATTGGCGTTCGGACTTTTTGAAACTGCTCAAAGCGTTGTTCAAGCCCGAAGAATTTATCGAATACAAAATGTCGAATACGCCGGATGCGACGACGGAACAAGTCGCGGGCATTTTAGCGCGAGCCGATAGCATCAAAAAAACGATGAAGTCTTTGGACGGTCCCGACGGCGCACTTGTTTCCATCAATGCGGTAAATGGTCCCGAAGGCGAAAATGAATCTTATCGTTTCCGTTATGCTGTCGTCGATAATCCGAAAATCAGCTTAGCGAAACAACTCGCTTATTACAAAGCGTTAAATCTTCCTTGCGCAGCTCTCGTAAGCACAGGCGCAAACTCGGTGCAAGCGTGGATTAAAATCAACGCGCAAACCCGCGAAGAATACGACGAACGCGTCGAATATCTTTTCAAAACTCTCGCCGATCAAGGATTTGATGTTGAATCTAACGGACCCAATCCTTCGCAGATGGTTCGGCTTCCGGGCGTTCTCCGCAACGGAAAACAGCAATATCTTATCGGCTTAGAACAAGGCGCAAAATCTTTTGAAGATTGGAAAACTTGGGTAGAATTCTGCCTTGACGGAAAGCCTCTTATCGAACTTGCAAGCGATAACGATGACGCTCCGAAAAAAGACCGCTTATTCATCGACAATGTGCTGCAAGCGGGTGAACTGATGCTTTTCACGGCGCCCGCAAAAACCGGCAAATCTTTTGCGTTAATGGATTTAGCGCTTTCACTTTCGCATGGCGAAGATTGGCTCGGGCAAACAACGCATAAAACCGATGTGCTTTTTGTGAACTTTGACAGTTCGCGTTCCGCCCTTTTAAATCGCTTATTCGCCGTCGCCAATTCCCGCGGACTTTCCGCAGCCGTTCCCGAAATCGGCGTTTTGAATTTGCGCGGACTCGCGCTTTCGCCACTTGAAATGGCGCAGTATATCGCAAAGCGTATCAAAGGAGCAAAGCAACTCGAAGATCACGATTACGGAGTCATTATCATCGATTCGATTTCTGCAATTTTGCACAACCCGAAAGCGATTCGAAATAATATTCCGTCCGAGCAATCGCTTTTGCTTTTGACCGATACGTTAATTGCGCTCACCGGTTCTGCGGTCGTCGTTTCAGCGAACTCCAAAGAATTTCCGGAATTCGAAAGTCACGCCGATTCGGTCATTTCCCTTTTGCCGATTGACAGTCGCCCGAATATGTTCCACCTCCGCGGCTCATTCCGCAATTTCCCAGCGCTTCCCGCTGCCGATTGCAACTGGCGTTATCCGCGATTTATTTTTTAA
- a CDS encoding OmpA family protein, giving the protein MKIFKILSACVLALSAEVFADSNSCALQLDSLEKSLPAGSAQIRLSIAEAKAFAQSLETMKKNDPQNARIQTKEESCALYVQMISSQIAAQNSRNAALEKRKKQLQVRDSIRRVQEKIAEARSGRASTLEEDLQAERAKLAKTNSAMDSVVDAAAAREALRAEEARAREDSLNKLLQEERAKAEARQNEAKNKLNELQSRLIQVTEDARGIILSMSDILFDVDKATLKADLKTSLARVAGILSVYQELNVSVEGHTDNTGSAEHNRKLSEQRAKNVLEFLVAQGIDASRLTAKGYGMTMPVADNATKEGRQKNRRVDLVIKDKVLE; this is encoded by the coding sequence ATGAAAATTTTCAAAATTTTATCCGCTTGTGTCCTAGCACTTTCGGCTGAAGTTTTTGCCGACTCCAATTCTTGTGCGTTGCAGTTAGATTCTTTAGAAAAATCATTGCCTGCGGGCTCTGCGCAAATTCGCCTTTCGATTGCCGAAGCGAAAGCGTTTGCGCAGTCTTTGGAAACGATGAAAAAGAATGATCCGCAGAACGCACGCATTCAAACAAAAGAAGAAAGTTGCGCATTGTATGTGCAGATGATTTCGTCGCAAATCGCTGCGCAAAATTCTCGTAACGCTGCGTTAGAAAAGCGGAAAAAGCAATTACAAGTCCGCGACAGCATTCGCCGAGTGCAAGAAAAAATCGCCGAAGCTCGCAGCGGTCGCGCTTCGACATTAGAAGAAGATTTGCAAGCAGAACGCGCCAAGTTAGCAAAGACAAATTCGGCAATGGATTCCGTCGTCGATGCGGCTGCTGCCCGCGAAGCGCTCCGCGCCGAAGAAGCTCGTGCCCGAGAAGATTCGCTCAATAAACTTCTCCAAGAAGAACGGGCGAAAGCCGAAGCGCGTCAAAACGAAGCGAAGAATAAATTGAACGAATTGCAGTCTCGCTTGATTCAGGTGACGGAAGATGCTCGCGGCATTATCCTTTCGATGTCGGACATTCTTTTTGATGTGGACAAAGCGACTCTCAAAGCGGACTTAAAAACAAGCCTCGCCCGCGTCGCCGGCATTTTAAGCGTTTATCAAGAATTAAATGTTTCTGTCGAAGGGCACACCGATAATACCGGTTCTGCAGAACACAATCGCAAACTTTCGGAACAGCGGGCAAAGAATGTCCTCGAATTTTTAGTCGCACAAGGAATTGATGCGTCGCGCCTCACGGCAAAGGGCTACGGCATGACGATGCCTGTCGCTGATAATGCAACGAAAGAAGGACGTCAAAAAAATCGCCGCGTCGATCTCGTCATCAAAGACAAGGTTCTCGAATAA
- a CDS encoding class I SAM-dependent methyltransferase, producing the protein MMQRKKLENRGTWGRKPTTKKEEPEKKILGPVPSDLAGKKAYLENWAKENKIPGKIQSWFSIPTKFENCDWRIRSQPLNKTSRILSIEGPFKGAKPPKIVLDIDAQIRKPHLAKFRKSILQIWFRATGDGRYGLAIQNILHSSEATREFKTFLNYLEHEHADEILSCYQIQIRPVQAFDPAHPTEAQIDLRKGMGSEFLPIADTGKFYNIVDWTPPAKEPWIALPKRICDAIHPTKNDKFLECYAGTGYIAESLSSSFAEAYAVDKRNISRKTPNVKFIRAEIDKDFFPKFFNGKGKDGKWTIYLDPPDGKALPANVISEIVASCPERILLNSSNLSVATMEIKRFRREGFMLRKIIPLDLEPGNATFQTLFLFVPDRAGLLGRHETHTGKVIKHRENSPFRESSAKETVHFTQKRRP; encoded by the coding sequence ATGATGCAAAGAAAAAAATTGGAAAACCGCGGCACTTGGGGCCGCAAACCCACGACCAAAAAAGAAGAACCCGAAAAGAAAATTCTCGGACCCGTGCCTTCGGATTTAGCGGGGAAAAAAGCCTACTTAGAAAATTGGGCAAAAGAAAATAAAATCCCCGGAAAAATTCAAAGTTGGTTTTCCATTCCGACGAAATTTGAAAATTGCGATTGGCGCATCCGTTCGCAGCCTCTCAATAAAACGAGCCGCATTCTTTCGATAGAAGGCCCGTTCAAAGGCGCAAAGCCGCCGAAAATCGTCCTCGATATCGATGCCCAAATTCGGAAGCCGCACCTCGCCAAATTCCGCAAATCCATTTTGCAAATTTGGTTCCGCGCAACCGGCGACGGACGCTACGGTCTTGCCATTCAAAACATTTTGCATTCTTCCGAAGCGACCCGCGAATTCAAAACGTTTTTGAATTACTTGGAGCACGAACACGCTGACGAAATTCTTTCGTGTTATCAAATTCAAATTCGCCCGGTGCAAGCTTTTGATCCCGCTCATCCGACGGAAGCGCAAATCGATTTGCGTAAAGGTATGGGCAGCGAATTTCTCCCGATTGCGGATACCGGAAAATTTTACAACATCGTCGATTGGACGCCACCGGCAAAAGAACCGTGGATTGCTCTGCCAAAGCGCATTTGCGACGCAATTCACCCGACAAAAAACGACAAATTTTTGGAATGTTATGCAGGCACAGGATACATCGCCGAATCGCTTTCGTCATCCTTTGCCGAAGCCTATGCTGTGGACAAGCGCAACATTTCCCGCAAAACGCCGAATGTCAAATTCATCCGCGCAGAAATTGACAAAGACTTTTTCCCGAAATTTTTTAACGGCAAAGGCAAAGACGGCAAATGGACAATCTACTTGGATCCGCCCGACGGCAAAGCGCTTCCCGCAAATGTCATCTCGGAAATCGTCGCCAGTTGTCCAGAACGCATTCTTTTAAATTCTTCCAACTTAAGCGTCGCCACGATGGAAATTAAACGTTTCCGCCGCGAAGGATTTATGCTCCGGAAAATTATCCCGCTCGATTTGGAACCGGGAAATGCGACCTTCCAAACTCTTTTCCTCTTTGTCCCCGATCGCGCAGGTCTTCTCGGCCGACACGAAACGCACACCGGTAAAGTCATTAAGCACCGCGAAAATTCGCCTTTCCGCGAATCTAGCGCCAAAGAAACGGTGCATTTTACCCAAAAGCGTCGTCCGTAA
- a CDS encoding sensor histidine kinase → MKLPKNNRIFIALFFCGIIIPTAILAILSFRNVQNELLLTEKNFEDSQTAFLKQTVQTIQNEQREVLKESKNASQFLYEQPQKLLEFGNAASFKKVPGVSAIFLFNENHLVFPSVSITDDATQSSAPITVPGRIEKELLRGEISGRGPEKIEYARSAVLMRSPFISKQDNILNVLGLLRLHYKKKAYNEVLQIIDFLEQHPEFHGYLQNDLIESLHFLKFEIFVEEKKHEKAENYCLALFSDFLEGRSLQDIGKAKFFFDNALSQILSFEDLSQEKRDAFWNLRENLNRQLEHAEIFTQHREFLERFAQDQYSSKDGIFYKRDAQTLFFRMAYPWLSGDQVVIGMIDADAYRDRICKRLAEVSREWKHLIFTITDNRDSTISGKVPKSDAEISRQIDLGEGLGWSLTLYKRNSQEIYSEARHKMFLLSGLVAFSLLTVLLGSFFILKSISQERKLIMMKTNFLSSVSHELKTPLTSIKMFAEMISNGRVQKIEKCQEYTKLIVKESSRLENLIAAILNYTRMESGKQVFHWEKMDLSECVAKVYESILDQADNRGITMTKELNAGAFIMGDFTALYSLVQSLIENAIKYTNPPGKVHVKVAEENGKIVFSVADTGIGIASSEQKNIFNDFYRVGDEMTRSTKGSGLGLAIVKRVAEAHKASISVQSHPGKGSTFIVRLKKAE, encoded by the coding sequence TTGAAACTTCCAAAGAACAATCGCATTTTCATTGCGCTCTTTTTCTGCGGAATCATCATTCCGACAGCGATTCTTGCCATTCTCAGTTTTCGCAATGTGCAAAATGAACTTTTGCTCACGGAAAAAAATTTTGAAGATTCGCAAACCGCTTTTTTAAAACAAACGGTGCAAACGATTCAAAATGAACAGCGCGAAGTTTTAAAAGAATCGAAAAACGCATCGCAATTTTTATACGAACAGCCGCAGAAATTATTGGAATTTGGCAACGCAGCTTCTTTCAAAAAAGTCCCCGGCGTTAGCGCCATTTTTCTTTTTAACGAGAACCATCTCGTTTTTCCGAGCGTTTCCATTACCGATGACGCGACGCAATCGAGTGCGCCGATTACCGTTCCCGGTCGCATCGAAAAAGAATTGCTCCGCGGAGAAATTTCGGGACGCGGACCCGAGAAAATTGAATACGCTCGCTCTGCTGTTTTGATGCGTTCGCCCTTTATTTCCAAGCAAGATAATATTTTGAATGTGCTCGGCCTTTTGCGTTTGCATTACAAGAAAAAAGCCTACAACGAAGTGCTGCAAATCATCGACTTTTTAGAACAGCATCCCGAATTTCACGGTTACTTGCAAAACGATTTAATCGAATCGCTGCATTTTTTGAAATTTGAAATTTTCGTCGAAGAGAAGAAACACGAAAAAGCCGAAAATTATTGCTTAGCACTTTTTTCTGATTTTTTAGAAGGCCGCTCGTTACAAGATATCGGCAAAGCCAAATTTTTCTTTGACAATGCGCTCAGCCAAATACTTTCCTTCGAAGATCTTTCGCAAGAAAAACGCGACGCCTTTTGGAATCTCCGCGAGAATTTAAATCGTCAGCTAGAACACGCCGAAATTTTTACGCAGCACCGCGAATTTTTAGAACGCTTTGCGCAAGATCAATATTCTTCGAAAGACGGCATTTTTTACAAGCGCGATGCGCAGACTTTATTTTTCCGCATGGCGTATCCGTGGCTTTCGGGCGACCAAGTCGTCATCGGCATGATCGACGCCGACGCTTACCGCGACCGCATTTGCAAACGCCTCGCCGAAGTTTCCCGCGAATGGAAACATTTAATTTTTACCATTACCGACAATCGCGATTCCACGATTTCTGGAAAAGTCCCAAAGAGCGATGCCGAAATTTCTCGTCAAATCGATCTCGGCGAAGGGCTCGGTTGGTCGCTCACCCTTTACAAACGCAACTCGCAAGAAATTTACAGCGAAGCGCGTCACAAAATGTTCTTGCTTTCGGGGCTTGTCGCGTTCTCCCTTTTGACCGTTCTTCTCGGATCATTCTTTATTCTCAAATCGATTTCGCAAGAGCGTAAATTGATTATGATGAAAACGAATTTTTTGTCATCGGTTTCGCACGAATTAAAGACGCCGCTCACTTCCATCAAAATGTTTGCCGAAATGATTTCCAATGGACGCGTACAAAAAATTGAAAAATGTCAAGAATACACAAAGCTCATCGTGAAAGAATCTTCGCGCTTAGAAAATTTAATCGCAGCGATTCTCAACTACACGCGAATGGAATCGGGGAAGCAAGTTTTCCATTGGGAAAAAATGGATCTTTCGGAATGCGTCGCTAAAGTTTACGAATCCATTTTGGATCAAGCGGACAATCGCGGCATCACGATGACAAAAGAATTGAATGCCGGCGCATTTATTATGGGAGACTTCACCGCTCTCTACAGTTTAGTGCAAAGTTTGATTGAAAATGCAATCAAATACACAAATCCTCCGGGAAAAGTGCATGTGAAAGTTGCCGAAGAAAACGGAAAAATCGTATTTTCTGTAGCAGATACCGGAATCGGCATCGCTTCTTCGGAGCAAAAAAATATCTTTAATGACTTCTATCGCGTCGGCGATGAAATGACCCGCAGCACCAAAGGTTCGGGGCTCGGACTCGCCATCGTCAAACGCGTCGCAGAAGCACACAAAGCGAGCATCTCGGTGCAAAGTCATCCTGGCAAAGGTTCGACTTTTATCGTGCGGCTCAAAAAGGCGGAATAA
- a CDS encoding type II toxin-antitoxin system Phd/YefM family antitoxin, whose product MAKIVSAMEARKGFGDLLNQVALKGEDIVIERAGKPLAKLSPVSSNGSQKLDFRDISRLPADIW is encoded by the coding sequence ATGGCGAAAATTGTGTCGGCGATGGAAGCTCGCAAAGGCTTCGGGGATTTGCTCAACCAAGTGGCTTTAAAAGGCGAAGATATCGTCATCGAACGCGCCGGAAAGCCGCTGGCCAAGCTTTCTCCGGTTTCGTCAAACGGTTCGCAGAAACTCGATTTTCGTGATATTTCGCGACTTCCCGCCGATATTTGGTAA
- a CDS encoding MATE family efflux transporter, with protein sequence MTKILSKFILERHFFLVLVGLALPIALQDLVKFSLSLADNIMVGQISEAALGAVTLASQPFFIFSMLSFGIASGGGVLVAQYYGKHDAKAIQKIVSITLSIGILFSFLVGFITTVFPEQVMKIFTNDAELISIGVDYLRIQGITYYFYGFSNTMIMLMRSTREVKAGLIINVIAFFLNVFLNWVLIFGHLGFPAMGVKGAALGTVIARAVECIIMLIYVRFYERHLNFRFKKLFHFDRVLFADFLHYSIPVVINESGWAVGVSAQSVILGHLNSTIIAAASIVGTLQQMALIFIFGVAGASAPIIGNILGGGKDFSKVKKYANTLLASGVLVGILTASCLFIFKDAILTLYAIPAETIQLAKTFIGIQCIMVVLQSYSTPSIVGILRAGGDTTFTSIIDIGSLWVFSIPLGYLAGFVWEASYPIIFLMLRTDELAKFPIIIWRIQQKKWIRNVTRTV encoded by the coding sequence ATGACGAAAATCCTTTCCAAATTTATTCTTGAACGCCATTTCTTTTTAGTGCTTGTTGGGCTTGCGCTTCCGATTGCGTTGCAGGATTTGGTCAAATTTTCGCTTTCGCTTGCCGATAATATTATGGTCGGGCAAATTTCAGAAGCAGCATTGGGAGCAGTAACTTTAGCGTCTCAGCCTTTCTTTATTTTTTCGATGCTTTCGTTTGGAATCGCAAGCGGTGGCGGCGTTTTAGTCGCGCAGTATTACGGAAAACACGATGCAAAAGCGATACAAAAAATCGTCTCAATTACATTATCGATTGGAATTTTATTTTCTTTTTTGGTGGGATTTATCACGACTGTTTTTCCTGAACAGGTGATGAAAATTTTTACGAATGACGCAGAACTCATAAGCATTGGCGTGGATTATTTGCGTATTCAAGGAATCACGTATTATTTTTACGGATTCAGCAACACGATGATTATGCTTATGCGCAGTACGCGCGAAGTAAAAGCGGGATTAATCATCAATGTGATTGCGTTTTTCTTAAATGTATTTTTAAACTGGGTCTTGATTTTTGGGCATTTAGGTTTCCCTGCGATGGGCGTAAAAGGAGCGGCCCTCGGAACTGTAATTGCTCGCGCAGTCGAATGCATTATCATGCTGATATACGTGCGTTTTTACGAGCGTCATTTGAATTTTAGATTCAAAAAATTATTCCATTTTGATCGCGTTTTATTTGCGGATTTTTTGCATTATAGCATTCCTGTTGTAATCAATGAATCGGGTTGGGCAGTGGGAGTTTCGGCGCAGTCGGTGATTCTTGGCCATTTAAATTCGACGATTATCGCAGCGGCAAGTATTGTCGGCACTTTACAGCAAATGGCGCTCATTTTTATTTTCGGAGTGGCAGGCGCTTCGGCTCCGATTATCGGAAATATTTTGGGCGGTGGCAAAGATTTTTCGAAGGTGAAAAAGTATGCCAATACGCTTTTAGCTTCGGGCGTTTTGGTGGGAATTTTAACCGCGTCGTGTCTATTTATTTTCAAAGATGCGATTCTTACTTTGTATGCAATTCCCGCGGAAACAATTCAACTGGCGAAAACTTTCATCGGCATTCAATGCATTATGGTTGTTTTACAATCGTATTCAACGCCTTCGATTGTGGGCATTTTGCGCGCAGGCGGCGATACGACTTTTACATCGATTATCGACATCGGAAGTTTGTGGGTATTTTCCATTCCGCTTGGCTATTTGGCGGGATTTGTTTGGGAAGCGTCTTATCCGATTATTTTCTTAATGCTTCGAACCGATGAACTTGCAAAATTTCCGATTATCATTTGGCGAATTCAGCAGAAAAAATGGATTCGAAATGTGACGCGGACAGTTTGA